The Geothermobacter ehrlichii genome includes the window AGCGCATCAGCGCGACCAGGTTTTCCGGGGCGGTGACCAGGGTCGGCATGTCGCGGGCGTCTTCTTCGCGCACCGTGTCGCCGAACCGCTCCCTGATCGCCCGGCGCAGGTTGTGGACCGAGGCATGAAAGGCAAGGCGGGGCAGCGGCGGCATCCACATCCGGTCGGCCTGGCTGTCGCGGAAATGCGGGGGCTGCAGCTGGCTGCCGCGCAGCGGCGCATTGCCGTAGCCGGGACCTCGCGGGTCGCGGCTCTTGCTCCGGCCGTCGACCAGAAGCGGGCCTTCGGTTCCTTCGCTGCCGCCGGCCAGGCCCAGTACCTTGCGGGCTGGTCGCTCGCCCTGGCGGATCTTCTCCTGCAGCAGCATGATCCCCTGGATGAAGGCCTCGGGGCGCGGTGGACAGCCGGGAACATAGACGTCGACCGGCAGGATCTGGTGCACGCCCTGAATGACGCTGTAGGTGTCGTACATGCCGCCCGAGTTGGCGCAGCTGCCCATGGCGATCACCCATTTCGGGTTCGCCATCTGTTCGTAGAGGCGCAGGATGGTCGGCCCCATCTTCTTGAACGGGGTGCCGGAGATGACCATCAGGTCGGCCTCGCGCGGCGTGCCGCGCAGCACCTCGGCGCCGAAGCGGGCCAGGTCGAAACGCGGCGTCAGGCTGGTGGTCATCTCGACGAAGCAGCAGGACAGGCCGAAGAACATCGGCCAGATCGAATTGCTGCGGGCCCAGTTGATGGCGTCGTCGAGGGTGGTGAGGATCACATTGTCGGGAATCTCTTCGCTCATGTGTTCCTCTTGTCGTGGCGCTGCCGGTACCAGGCCCGCGGACCCCAGTCGAGGCCGCCCATCTTCCACAGGTAGATCAGGCCGAGCAGCAGGACGAGAATGAAGAAGCCGATCTGCAGGTAGCCGGCCCAGCCGAGCCGGTCCCAGGCCACGGCCCAGGAGACGATGAAGATCGCCTCGACGTCGAAGACGATGAAGAAGATGGCCACCAGATAGAAGGGAACCGGCTCGCGCAGCCGGGCCTGTCCGGTCGGAGCCATGCCCGATTCGTAGGGATCTTCCTTGACGCCGCCGCGGCTCTTGTGGCCGAGCAGCCAGGAGAGCCCCATCAGCAGCCCGATCATCGCCACCGCAATGCCGGCGTAGATGGCCAGGGCCGCCAGGTCGGAGGTCGGCGGCTGGCCGTTGGCGGCGGCTGTGGCAGCGGCTGTCAGAGGCATAAAGCTGACCGGAACAGTAAACTTCAAGTCGTTGAAAAGACCCGCCGGCGGGGAGGCGGGAGTCCATATCATGCGTGTCTCAGGATAGCATACTGTTCGGCAGGCGCAAGAGTGCCGGCGCCGGGCGAACGTCGACGGCACAGGGAAAACGGTACGGGAGCGGACAGGATGAGTTGTTGACATTGCCACTCATGAAGCATGACCGGTTTGTTGACTTGCACCCTGAAGAAATGTCTTTAGTGCTCGAAGACAGGGCAAGGCACGCGATTGGAGGCCATTTTTCGAGTGCCGGTACCACCGTCTGCATGCTGGCAGGCTTTCCCACCGGATGGAGATGTCTATGTCGTCGGATCCGATCAGCACAATGCCAGAAGCCAACTCGTGGTCGTCGAGGCCAGGCCGATGGAGACGGGTCTGGTCAAGGTGGACGCCAGGGCCCTGTTGAACGACATCGAGCGCAGCGGCCACGCCTCGATCTATGGTGTCCATTTCGACACCGGCAAGACCGACGTGAAGCCGGAGTCGAGGCAGGCACCGCCCTGTTCGGCGGCGAAGGCCTGTTTCTGGCGCGCTTGACGAGGCCCGGCCGGGTCTACCTGCAAAGCCTGCCCTTTTCGCGGCTGGCCGACCGGATCGCCTCGGTGGTGGGGCGCAACACCGGCTCCGGCGATGCCAGTTCGTGGGTCGGCGGATTGATAGGATGGTTTCTTAGCGATTGAGGGCGGGGACGCCGGTCAGCGGATTCCGCGCCGGTTGGCGATGGCCTCGCGGGCCAGTTCGTCGCAGCGCTCGTTTTCCGGATGGCCGGCGTGCCCCCTGACCCAGCACCATTCGATCTGGTGAATCTTTTCCAGCTCGAGCAGCCTTTCCCAGAGATCGCGGTTGGCGACCGGTTTTTTCTGGGCATTCTTCCAGCCGCGCCGAATCCAGCCCGGCAACCATTCGGTCATCCCCTTTTTCAGGTATTGCGAATCGGTGGTCAGCCGTACCCGGCAGGGGCGCTTCAGGGCCTCGAGGCCGGCGATGGCCGCAGTCAGCTCCATGCGGTTGTTGGTGGTTTCCGGCTCAAAGCCGGACAGTTCGCGGATATGGTCGCCGCAGCGCAGCAGGGTTCCCCAGCCTCCCGGGCCGGGATTGCCGCTGCAGGCGCCGTCGGAAAAGATTTCGACCAGTGGTGCAGTCTTTGCCATGAATACGCCTCCCTGGCCGGCCAGCATAGCAGATCGGGAGGGTCGGTCAAAGGATCGATGTTTCGTATCCGGACATTCAGTTTCGGGCGCCCCTGATCCGTTCGGCCAGTTTCCTGGCCAGCAGCCTGTAGCCTGTGGCGTTGGGATGGATGGCGTCGCTTTTCAGGCTGCGATCGGCCAGGATGCCGCTCAGCGTATCTTCCAGCAGGGGGAGGTGATTGTGCTTAGCCAGCTCTTCGTACAACGGCGCCGCCGACAGAAATAGCCCGGGGCGGGGAACGCCCATCAGCACGACATCCGCGCCCCGCTCACGGCAGAGGTCGATCATCGCCTGCAGGTTGGCCCTGGTTTCCTGCGGATCGAGTCGGCGCAGAAAGTCGTTGCCGCCGTGGATGAGAACGACCAGCCGGGGACGAATCCTGTCGAGCAGCCGCGGCAGCCGCTTCAGGCCTTCGGCGGTGGTCTCCCCCGGAATGCCGGCGTTGATCACCTCGTTTCCCAGCAGCTGTTCCAGCACGGCCGGATAGCTCTGTTCCGGCGAGGCGCCGGTACCGTGGGTGAGGCTGTCGCCGAAGGCGAGAATCCGGTCGCCGGCAGTCAGCGGACCGATGGCCGGCTGTCGGTCACAGCCGGCAACAGCGAGAAAGAGCAAAAACAGGAGGCACAGCGCGCGCATACCTGGTCATCATAGCAGACCGTTTCATTGCCGTGGCCGGTTTTCTCGACCGCGCTTGACGAAACGCTCCGGAGCGGGGATGCTTGATGGCGGAGGATAGGGCCTTGCCGCGGCTGCAGCGCTGCCGTGAGTTGCCAACCGGAAGGAGTGACGAGAATGAGCATCAAGGGAACCGAAACCGAAAAGAACCTGCTGAAAGCCTTTGCCGGCGAGAGCCAGGCCCGTACCCGATACACATATTTCGCTTCGGTGGCGAAAAAGGAAGGCTATGTCCAGATCGCCGACATTTTCGAGGAAACCGCCAACCAGGAGAAGGAACACGCCAAGCGCTTCTTCAAGTTTCTCGAAGGGGGCGACCTGGAAATCACCGCCACCTATCCGGCCGGCAGAATCGGCACCACCGCCGAAAACCTGAAGGCGGCCGCCGCCGGTGAGCACGAGGAACACAGCGTTCTCTATCCGGGCTTTGCCGAGATCGCGCAGAAGGAGGGGTTTCCGGAAATCGCTGCCGCCTGGCGCGCCATCTCGGTGGCCGAGAAGCAGCATGAAAAACGTTACAACGATCTGCTTGCCAATCTCGAGGCCGGCCGGGTTTTCAGCCGCGAGACCGAAGTGGTCTGGCGTTGCCGCAATTGCGGCTACCTGCATAGCGGCAAAAACGCGCCCGAAGCCTGCCCGGCGTGCCTGCATCCGAAGGCCTATTTCGAACTGCTGGGCGAGAACTGGTAGGGAGAATGCGAAGACGAGGGGGCGTACCGGACACACGTCCCCCGTCCGGTTTTCGTTATCTGAAAACGGCGATGGCGGGAGGTTGTTTTCCCGGTGGTCTTGCCGAGTGTTTCGTTCGGTTCAGAGCAGGGAGGCCTGCCGTCGTTCGTGGCCCTGGCAGGTGCCGTGTCCGGTACGTACCGGATCGATGCCCAGCCGTCCTCGCGCTGGAATTCGACGATTTTGCGGGTGCGGATGAGGTGGTCGAGCAGCGGCGGCCGCACCATGCGGGTTTCACCGTCAGGGTATCTGACGCGTATCATCATGGCGGGGACACCTCCTGTCCTTGACCCTGTTTTGCACTTATATCAGCCGACGGTGAGCCGGCAACCATGAACCTTTCTTTTTTTATCTCTGGCTGGTGATGGCTGAATCGGATGGTTGCAACGCGACTGTTGCAGGAGGTCGGAGAGCTGCGAACGGCGAAGGATATCTGCCGCCGCCGGGATGGCGGCCGGTCAATGATCCGCTCGGCACCGGTGGGGACTGGCTTCCTCTCTCCCGGGCCGAGAGTCGGGTCTGGTCGCTGGTACTGGCCTCACGCGGCATCCCCTACCGGCAACGCAAGGTTGGCGGCGGCCGGCTGCTGCTGGTTCCGGAATCCCTTTTCATCGAGGCTCGCAGGCAACTGGAGCTGTACCGGCTGGAGAACAGGGACTGGCCGCCGCCGTTGCCGGAATCCCGTCCGCTGCCGGAAAACCAGCTTGCCACCCTGGCGGTCTTCGGTCTGCTGTGCGCCTTCTCCTTTCTGATCGAGCTGCCGGCGGCCCGGGACTGGCTGCCCAGAGTCAACTGGCAGATCGCCGGCAGCGCCCGGGCCGGTCTCATTCTGGATGGCCAATGGTGGCGCACGGCGACGGCCCTGACTCTGCACACAGGCGGTCTGCATCTGGCGGGGAATGTCGTTTTCGGCATCCTGACTGTCGGCTGGCTGGCGCGCGAGCTCGGGTCAGGGCCGGCCTGGCTGCTGGTACTGCTGGCCGGCATGGGCGGCAACTGGCTCAATGCCCTGCTGCAGGCGCCCGCGCACGATGCCGTGGGAGCGTCGACAGCGGTCTTTGCCGCCGTCGGTCTCATTGCCGGGCTCAACCTTGTCCGCTACCGCCGGCCCCTGTGGCGCCGGTGGGCCCTGCCGCTGGCGGCGGCCCTGGGGTTGCTCGCCATGCTGGGTGCCGGCGACGGGCGGACCGATCTCGGTGCGCACCTTTTCGGTCTGCTGACCGGACTGGTTTTCGGTGTCGTCGCTGCCTGGGGACATGAGCGCCACGGTCGGCCCGGCCCCTGGCTGAACCGCCTGCTGGCGCTGGCGGCGGCCGGAATCATGGCGCTGGCCTGGTGGCTGGCGATACGCAGCTGAGGGCGGTGTTGCAGGTGCCGGCCCACAAGCCGGCCGGGCCCTGCGGCTTTTCGGTCAGACCGGGACCAGGGTGTGGTCCTGGCGGTCGATCCTGCGGTAGAAGCAGGTCTTGCGGCTTTTGCCGCTGGCCGGATCTTTCGTGTGGCAGGCGCCACCCTGGGGCTCGACCCGGTAGACGAGGGCGTCCTGGTCGCAATCGACCAGGATGTCGACGATTTTCAGAAAGTCTCCGGAGGTTTCCCCCTTGGTCCAGAGCGCGTTGCGCGAGGTCGACCAGAAGGTGGCCATCCCTTTTTGCAGGCTGGCTTCCAGCGCCTCCCGGTTGACGTAGGCGAGCATCAGCACCCGTCCGTCCGTCGCGTCCTGGACCACGGCCGGCACCAGTCCGCCTCGCTTGTCGAAATCGACTCGCAGTTCGCTGCCTTCTTCGAGCTGTTCTCTGTCCATGGGATCTCTCCGTATCGACGGCATGGGGTTAAGGCCCGTCGCGCCGGACACCGGTCCGGCCGACGGGCCGCTTGGGGCATTCTGCCAACAACGGGGAGAAACATCAACAGCCGCTGTTTGTCGCCTGCGCTCGCTCCGTTTCGAATCCCTCCCGGCGAAAAGGCAAAAGGCCCTTCCGCTTGCGCGAAAGGGCCTTTTGCCTTTTTTTGGCGTCCCCAGGGGGATTCGAACCCCCGTCGCCGGCGTGAAAGGCCGGTGTCCTGGGCCAGGCTAGACGATGGGGACTTGTAACTCAAGTACCCAGCGGGAAATGTCCCCGCGAATACGTTGCTGTTGAAAGTGGTGAGCCGCGTAGGGATCGAACCTACGACCATCTGATTAAAAGTCAGATGCTCTACCAACTGAGCTAGCGGCTCACGCAACGAGGATGACTTTATACTGGAATGCCCCCAGCAAGTCAACCCTTTTTTTGCAAAAAAATCTGTCATGAAACAGGCTTTTCATTTTCTGCGCTCGGGGTCGGAAAAGCCTAGTGATTTTAGCAGTCTACGCGGACAACTTGCCGCTTCGCCGTCAGGCGAACGGATTACTGATCTGAATGGTCTGGTCGCGGCGCGGACCGACCGAAACCAGCACCAGCGGGCAGCCGGTCACCTCCGCCAGGCGGTCGAGGTAGGCCCGGGCCGCCGCCGGCAGCTCGTCCAGGCTTCGGGCGGAGGAGATGTCGCTGCACCAGCCGTCCATCTGCTCGTAGACCGGCTTGCACTCGCGCAGGATTTCGAAGTCGCGCGGAAAGTCCTCCAGCAGTTCTCCCTGCCAGGAGTAGCCGGTGCAGATCTTGATGGTTTCCATTGCGTTCAGCACGTCGAGCTTGGTGATGGCCAATCCGGTCAGGCCACTGGTGCGAACCGCTTCCCGCAGGGCGACGGCGTCGAACCAGCCGCAGCGGCGCGGCCGGCCGGTGGTGGAGCCGAATTCCTGGCCGGCCTTGCGCAGGGCGTCGCCGGTTTCGTCTTCCAGCTCGGTCGGAAAGGGGCCGCTGCCGACGCGAGTGACGTAGGCCTTGGAGATGCCGATGACCTGGTCGATGTGGCGCGGGCCGATGCCGGTGCCGATACAGGCGCCGCCGGCGACGGTGGACGATGAGGTGACGAAGGGGTAGGTGCCGTGGTCGATGTCGAGCAGCGCGCCCTGGGCGCCTTCGAACAGCAGGTTGCGGCCGGCCCTGATCTCGCGGTCGAGCAGGGTGGAGGCGCAGCCCTGGTAGCGCCCCAGGATTTCGGCGTATTTGCCGTATTCGTCGATGATTGCCTGCCGGTCGAGAGGGGCCTTGCCGAAGAATTTTTCGAGCAGAAAGTTCTTCTCCGGCAGCACCTCGTCCACCTTGCGGGCAAAGACGTCCGGCCTGACCAGGTCGTTGAGGCGGATGCCGCGCCGGCCGACCTTGTCTTCGTAGGCCGGCCCGATGCCGCGGCCTGTGGTACCGATCTTGCGGTCGCCGCGCGCTTCTTCGCGGGCGAGATCGATGGCGGTGTGCCAAGGCATGATGATGTGAACGTTGCCGTCGATCACCAGCTGGCTGTCATCATGCAGGTAACCCTTGGCCTTGAGTCCGTCGATCTCCTTGATGAAGACCCGCGGATCGAGCACCACCCCGTTGCCGATGACGCAGCGCTTGCCCGGATGCAGGATGCCGGACGGGATCAGGTGCAGGATGGTCTTCTCCTCTCCCACCACCAGGGTATGCCCGGCGTTGTTGCCGCCCTGGAAACGGATGACGTCATCCGCGTACTCGGTATAGATGTCGACGATTTTTCCCTTGCCCTCGTCGCCCCACTGGGCGCCGACGATCACGATGTTCGGCATGTCTTTCAGCTCCTCTGGATGGCCAGGCCGATCTTTCCGGTTTCGATGTCGGCGACGCTGATGCTCGTTTTCTGCTCGTCGTCGACCCGAATCAGTTCGACCTGGTCGGATTGTTCCTCGATGACCATGACGTAGCGGTAGTCCATCTTCTTCGCGTAGTCCAGGCTTTCCGGCAGCGAGCGCGGATAGCTGTCGCGAGCGGCGGAAAAGCCTTGG containing:
- a CDS encoding adenylosuccinate synthase, which codes for MPNIVIVGAQWGDEGKGKIVDIYTEYADDVIRFQGGNNAGHTLVVGEEKTILHLIPSGILHPGKRCVIGNGVVLDPRVFIKEIDGLKAKGYLHDDSQLVIDGNVHIIMPWHTAIDLAREEARGDRKIGTTGRGIGPAYEDKVGRRGIRLNDLVRPDVFARKVDEVLPEKNFLLEKFFGKAPLDRQAIIDEYGKYAEILGRYQGCASTLLDREIRAGRNLLFEGAQGALLDIDHGTYPFVTSSSTVAGGACIGTGIGPRHIDQVIGISKAYVTRVGSGPFPTELEDETGDALRKAGQEFGSTTGRPRRCGWFDAVALREAVRTSGLTGLAITKLDVLNAMETIKICTGYSWQGELLEDFPRDFEILRECKPVYEQMDGWCSDISSARSLDELPAAARAYLDRLAEVTGCPLVLVSVGPRRDQTIQISNPFA
- the rnhA gene encoding ribonuclease HI; translation: MAKTAPLVEIFSDGACSGNPGPGGWGTLLRCGDHIRELSGFEPETTNNRMELTAAIAGLEALKRPCRVRLTTDSQYLKKGMTEWLPGWIRRGWKNAQKKPVANRDLWERLLELEKIHQIEWCWVRGHAGHPENERCDELAREAIANRRGIR
- the rbr gene encoding rubrerythrin produces the protein MSIKGTETEKNLLKAFAGESQARTRYTYFASVAKKEGYVQIADIFEETANQEKEHAKRFFKFLEGGDLEITATYPAGRIGTTAENLKAAAAGEHEEHSVLYPGFAEIAQKEGFPEIAAAWRAISVAEKQHEKRYNDLLANLEAGRVFSRETEVVWRCRNCGYLHSGKNAPEACPACLHPKAYFELLGENW
- a CDS encoding rhomboid family intramembrane serine protease, whose amino-acid sequence is MAESDGCNATVAGGRRAANGEGYLPPPGWRPVNDPLGTGGDWLPLSRAESRVWSLVLASRGIPYRQRKVGGGRLLLVPESLFIEARRQLELYRLENRDWPPPLPESRPLPENQLATLAVFGLLCAFSFLIELPAARDWLPRVNWQIAGSARAGLILDGQWWRTATALTLHTGGLHLAGNVVFGILTVGWLARELGSGPAWLLVLLAGMGGNWLNALLQAPAHDAVGASTAVFAAVGLIAGLNLVRYRRPLWRRWALPLAAALGLLAMLGAGDGRTDLGAHLFGLLTGLVFGVVAAWGHERHGRPGPWLNRLLALAAAGIMALAWWLAIRS
- the hisI gene encoding phosphoribosyl-AMP cyclohydrolase, which produces MDREQLEEGSELRVDFDKRGGLVPAVVQDATDGRVLMLAYVNREALEASLQKGMATFWSTSRNALWTKGETSGDFLKIVDILVDCDQDALVYRVEPQGGACHTKDPASGKSRKTCFYRRIDRQDHTLVPV
- a CDS encoding NADH-quinone oxidoreductase subunit A, whose amino-acid sequence is MPLTAAATAAANGQPPTSDLAALAIYAGIAVAMIGLLMGLSWLLGHKSRGGVKEDPYESGMAPTGQARLREPVPFYLVAIFFIVFDVEAIFIVSWAVAWDRLGWAGYLQIGFFILVLLLGLIYLWKMGGLDWGPRAWYRQRHDKRNT
- a CDS encoding arylesterase; this encodes MRALCLLFLLFLAVAGCDRQPAIGPLTAGDRILAFGDSLTHGTGASPEQSYPAVLEQLLGNEVINAGIPGETTAEGLKRLPRLLDRIRPRLVVLIHGGNDFLRRLDPQETRANLQAMIDLCRERGADVVLMGVPRPGLFLSAAPLYEELAKHNHLPLLEDTLSGILADRSLKSDAIHPNATGYRLLARKLAERIRGARN
- a CDS encoding GSU3473 family protein; translated protein: MMIRVRYPDGETRMVRPPLLDHLIRTRKIVEFQREDGWASIRYVPDTAPARATNDGRPPCSEPNETLGKTTGKTTSRHRRFQITKTGRGTCVRYAPSSSHSPYQFSPSSSK